tgacccatttatGGAAATAGGTGGGTTGAAATGACCACCTTTACCATAAACCATAATTATCAACGAAAAAGACTATTACTACAACTtggtttttttatgtatttgtaGATTCCAGTTCGGCCTTTCAGACATAACGAATATGAGAGATTTATTCCAACAGCTTTTCCATATTATGGTGCCTCATTTTCTACGGTACTACTCTCGCTTCCTCCGAATCTTGTGTTAAGATGAAAAGGGCACGATCTTGTGTGCATTAGTGGGACATGTTTAGAGTTTTGACACTATCTATTGTTGTTGCAGATGGCTGGATTTCTGATCTTCAGCTTTGTATACCTTTATAGCAAGTAGAAGCTAATTTAAAGATATCCTGTTTTAAAAACATCTTGAGATATTTTCAAGTAAAGTTTTATATCGTCAATTTAGGAGGTCTAATTTACAAATCTAAAGTGGATGTACCCTGTGGGTCATTTGATTATGTTACAATTTTGGGCAACATCCTGTCAACACTCAACATATTGCATTTTTAGTGCTTTTAGCAGTAAATTAGAGGAATGGAAGGTCCAAATGTCAAACAGAAGCATTCTCCATTAAATTTAGAGACAGTTTTTATATATGAGATTGCTGATCGCAATGTAGTGTGTTACAGTATATTTTCTAAATGAGTTGTGGTGCTTACTAGCTTGTgctatatttattttgttttgagttatgGCGCAACTACCTTGGCTCTAGTGCACTACCTTAGAGCATGTGTGGCTCGTCATAGTATTTCTTTTTATAGTTAGATGCGACTCCCTTAAGAGCTTGATCAAGTCGATGCCAATTTCTTGGTACGATGTGTTGAGTACAATTATGATCAACAAACTTAGTATGTCAGCACtggtgttttttgtttttcttccgGTGTGTTCGATGTTTCTAATGATTGTACTTGTTTATAGCGCGTTGCTAGCTTTTAATGATCCCATGATATCCAACCTGTTGCTGTTCAAGAAataaattttaatgaaattaatgcttcttttctcttttattgAGTACTAATGGTAAAGACCAAAAAAAATGTTGCTTAtcgatttaaatataaaatgttacTATTTAGTATCAAGTTTCATAAATTTGAGAAGACAAATGGCAATGGttacaagctatttatatgttgcATCACTGTGGCATGGATAACGGAAGACAGAATTACGAGTAGTATTTATAAAGTAAGCACATTTCTTAATAGTACAAAATCAAATCATCCATTGTCTGGTTTCGTGAATGATTCATCGATTCTTAGTAAATTCATGACAAATAGAGAGGCAGGTTTTATGAATATTGGTGGATTCTTGGGAATTTTAATGACAAAACACGAAGCAGATTTCTAATACTTTAGCACTTTGATATATTACCAGGcattcttcatctttttcactTCTTGAGTAGCTTAAATATTCATCATCAAGACTAATATGAGAGGTCGAATTGAATCCGTTTGTAAATTAAGAGTTTGGCTTATTGGCTATTTGGTGTTAATTAATTGGGGTGGTATAACAAAGTGAGATGTATAATCAATTTATTGGGGGTGTGGGAATGCTTATTCAAGAAGCCCAGAACTTGCAGTGAGTTTTAGAAGCTAATCTACGAATTAGGCATTTAACGAGTGGAGTCGATTGGCACCCTTCATTTCGGATTAATCCCCATCTCAATGTAGAGCTCACAAGTTCTATTCTTAGGTACTGAGGTTCACCCGCTATGACTCTAGATTCACAAGGTGATTCGCGTTGAAATTAGTCAGCTCACAAAGCAAGTGGAATCAACCAAGCTAAAAGGGCAAAAGAAAATTGCATGTTAATTAtcatctatactcctttataataattatgaaaattgtTTGAAAATGGTTTAGatgcaaaaatacaaaattacccttaataaatactCACTAtgaaaagagtttttataaattaccaaatttgtccttaataaattaatttacactttaaacctatattttaataattaaccctttaaactcttatcttctaaaatattacactatcacctttacatcaacctacactatttgacatcaccaccaccaataataccgtCACCAACACCACTAAACCGTCGTCCCCGCCACCGCCGTCGCATTGAacaggtaccatgctagttatcAATATATgtgtacataaaaataaaaattaaaaaaacaccgCATCTATGGTGTTGCAACATGTACATCGCCTAGGTgatattttcttgtttatatatataaaaggaaaagCATGATGCaggaaatgatataaaatagtgtgaaaaaaacataaaaatgcaGACAGTTTAGCGAAAATTGGTTGTGTACTCAGCTTGGATCTTCAATTTGATACTACATAATTGGTAAATTGGATAAGATTAAACAAGTTGTTTTATGGCCAGATTTGATTTGTATTTCATCCTTATTGTTATTTCAGTTCGTTTCAAAAATGATGTCTTAATGTTTCTTCCTGaagtttatctatatatattagatgGATGCCCGCGCGATACGGCGGTGATAGTGGTAGCGACGAAGGTGTGGTGACGACGGTAGCGGTGGCGGCGATGTGCTTCGATGacgatggtggtggcggcgatgtgTGTCAATAACGTTTCCTctgaataaaattttttttatttattctttaatcTATTTTACATTGATGAAGTTTCATGTAATTTGACATATGTGAGATTTCTATTATTAGTCAACTTagtatttacataaaaaaaattattcatattaataatatatcacTATGTTTagtattacatattttttatttgtctaatttatgtaattttatattacttttaaaaagttatagcTACTTCAaacatttaattatatttaaaaagttttagcCACCAGCTTTCAGCTACAGCTTCCGGCTAACAGCTACAGTTACCCGCTACCAGTTTGCATATAGCAACTACCAGCTagttttgtcaaacatacccaATCTGCTTTATGTGTTGAAATATATCATTTTGGTATTAAGAATGTGTTTAGCTTGATGATAAAGTTTTGAATGAGCCTTTATATTAACTACTCCATAGTACTTCAAATAATTTTAAtagtgatgatgataatgattatcGACTCATTTAGCCTAACATTACTACATAGcatgtgtttttgtttgtttattttcaacCTTTCTTTTTATAAGTGTAAAAGGTAAAGAAATGAAAGGACGGCaataaaatcaataatcaaCTTCAACTTCTATTAATATTTCATCTCAATTTGCtatgttttagataaaatattaaataatataataaatattattaaagatgacatatcaataaattattatgtaaatctttttatttgtcTTATGAGATTGGTTTAGGATGTGTGACATACGATGTTACCTGAGAATTTACAGTAATATCCAAACAGTCGACGTCAATTTGCAGATCACGAACctaatttctttaaaaaaaattttattaactatCACTTCATCCCCTCTATCCTTAAATGGTTGTAACTTGTAACCGAGTCATATGCATGCCGGCATGCAGCATGCCTACCCCATgtatcaaatatttaaaaacacaCCATTTTGATAGTTAATATTTTCATGTACACCTTTTTGGGTATTAATTCTATATCAAATACAActgataataatataatatcacATCATATAATTTCACATTATCATGAAGTAAAATATTagtcattttatttttactccAATGAACTATGTCTAAACTAGATTTGTCCCCCGCAGAGCCGGTCCTGAGTTATTTAATGCTCTGTACGAGTTAACCAAAAGTTGCCCCTACCGAAACTTTTAAGCAAATTAACAACATATAAGTGTATAACATTATCAAACTATAggctttttataatattaaccAATTCTTTTTAAGCAGTATCAATGTTGGAAATTTACGAGTTAACTAAGAAAATAAACTAAGATTAAAAGTTTCACATTATAAGTCactatctatactcccttataaagcaaactagctTTAAGTCATTAAGAATCTGAAAAGTCTAAAATGCCCCTCACCGGccttaatacatctttctatACTCATCTCTACAGTTGGACTAAACTACCCCTAAATCTatctcattcttaaaacaaaattccgccgcAACGTGCAGGTATTATGCTCGTTATAAATTATGCCGTTTATTTGTCTCTGAcatgtttaaatttttcataattatgGTTTAAAGCTAGTAACTATAATATGCTAAATGAGTTATTTATacggaatatatatatataaattaactaaataagatttaaaattaatgtatattgtttattttacaaaatttaattctccattaataaataattaaaaaagtttaaaagtctAGACGTGATACTgtgatattaaattaaaataattaaacatttggtttaaattttaaagataaagaatATTTATACACTATAAAGCAAGGGGGGATAGGCAAAATGTTGAACAACTATAGGGAAGTGGTATGTAAAAGTTAGGGCATAAAAATCTGGACAAGGGAAAAAGATGTACTAGTAAACAACTGCAGGGGGTGATCTGTAAAGTGTTAGAACATAGAAATCTGAGTCGCCTTCTTCATTTCGTACTGTTAAAAAACTTCACCCATTAAAATTATTTCAAGCTTTATTTAGTATATTTACTTTAACAATCATTTCTATGTAATATAAATCTTAAATTCTTCATGATTGTGTATCTTGTACAAACTCAAATTCAATTCTATTTAGTAAAGTATACTTGAACCTAAATCTTGTTGCCCCCTTTCAAGGTGATCCTGACACCTGTCGCCCACGCCGCCCGGTGTCAGGGCCGGCTCTGGTGCCCCAGGCGTTACCCTGAGAGACGTAACGTTTATTGTATATGATAACACGTAAAAATATAACGTGTGTTAAAAACATCATACAATAACTATATTGATGCAAATAATTAATGACACATAAACATTGAATCGATACGATTTTTATACGGATCCTCCTCTGAATAAAATTGAATGGGATCCAGAGAAACTAAGGGCCTGTTTGTTTTATATCCATTAAGTGATGTGTGGATTAAGTGTCTGTCTGAATTTAGTGTGTCTGAAACGAGTAAGAcgtaaataaataattgttgtttgttttgtgtGCTGAATTAACCGACTGAATAATTAAGATTACTATAACGCCCTTGATAGGAATTAGGGAGTGGATAGTGGGGTAGTTATCAAGgataattatgtaaaatatattttagttgtactttttaattaagtgaTGACTTATTAGATAAgtcttaaacaaacataatttcCAACTTAGGTAATTAAGATTAAGTCATGACTCATGGATTAAGTGGTTATCAAACACCACCTAAGTAGGGCTAGTGTTTTTACAAGAAATCTCTAGCCAACCTTCTTGCAAgagattttttatgttttttaaaagtGCTTTTGTAGAAAagggataaaaaaaattagacaaaaaaaagcccaagaaaaaaaaagaaaaattttcaaaaagaaaaaaaaaattgacgtTAATGGTATTCAACATTTCACAATCCTATTCagacaaaaaaaactatgacCATCTATGACCAAGCCAAATGTGCCTTGGGTTTCACCTTATGTGATGGCCCCACCAAAATACCTAAATAAAAAGGTTTTGTGAGAGGTTATGAATTTCGATTCACggtatttagtatatatatagagaattaGACGTTtagatacaaacaaaaaatatgagaGAATGAATGGCATGGTtgtatctctaaatatatataaaagataaacctTAATTCCAAAATAGAGAAGTTTGGACCCTTGGATAAAGTTCAACTATTAATTatagccattagatcaaaacgatgatgtcatataccttttttaacttttttagatttaattttaattcaataaattaaataataattatttcctaatataaatttgtagacattatttattaatgttatttaatatataattgtgaaactaatattttttaaattttatattatttttcatatttaaaattaatttttgactttttatttaataaattttctttttaatcggTACGATACAAAGATTGacataacttttcaataattaCTCAACGATTTTTGAGTTAATGAAGaactggaaaaaaaatacaaaatttataataaattatcacaattatgtatcaaaaaaatAGTTGTATGAAAATTGTAAAGATATTATGCATAACTTTAAGTTAGATTAGCACACAACATGTGCTGTATAGATTGGTAATTTAATTGGTCagtaaattttgtaaataactaaattattcaaacAAAACGTTAAAGCTCAAGTACAGACAATACAGACATATTCGGATGCATAAAAGACATCCCATCAAACAGAAACattacttagcgagacctctaatagatgatgtatccattttttCAACCGGCTGGTCACCGTTAACCAGAATCTCAACGACCATCAATCTAACTTCACACTTTTTTAGTGGTTCAATTTTTACCAAAttcaacatgtcattaattatatttatatttcctAAGTATTACGCGGGGTTATAATCTAATtctgttaaaaaataaataaatcatacaactatacaagttcTATGAAAGAAGATTAATATTATtcaacaagatgaaggaaatagaatggttatttatttataacaatgtatatattgtatttttattatataaattgttgTTACACCAATATGTTTAGAGCATTTCTATACAGAGGTTGTAtcgaaaaaaaatcaaagaaggggaaaaattaaattaatgaaaaatagatctaaaatagaacaaaatgttaaaaaatctatcggaaaaattaaaatatccataaaaaaaattaaaaatacatgacaaaatttaagtTTCGAAGGAGCATTGGCTCCCCTTTGATACCGCCCCTATTTCTATATTCTCTTATAATACATATTAACCTTTCTTTTAAACACAAATAacataaaagattaaaatactCATTActtattcattttttataattataaataaagttaaatagTAAAAAAGAACTAAAATATTAAGAATAATATCTTATTAACAGCACTGTTGTAAAACTTATCGAGTCGAGCCGAGTACTCTCTGGGTACTCGCTACAAGGTAGGGTGTTGAGTCGACTCGATTCGGCCGCTTACTCCGAGTACTTCCCAATTTGACCCCCAAGTACTCACAAGTCACTAGTCGACCAACCTGGGAACGCATAACGACTTCTACAACCTTGATTAACAACATTTTTATATTCCCTTATAGTACGTATTAATCTCTTTTTAAGCATACGTAACATAAAAGAGCAAAAGTTATGCCAactattttcttattaatattttttaaaaatccttaaTTACATAATTTACAAAATCTAATCAACTCATAAAATAACTACCCTAAGCCCATTTACATTTATTATACTACATGTTATTTGCGGCCACACACGTCGCTGCCACCTCCGTTTTGTGCGGGTTTccgttttgtatatatttttataatttatactcCCCCGTTCCAATTAAAATGTCCAAACTTGACATTTtgattcttttttctttgatcgtaagtatttttgatattatcatataatataatatccaatgaaagttatatcaataacaaatacATCTAAAGTTCAATCTATCcatatatttacatcaattcGTGTATAACACGCACAAAACAGTTTACAATAAAAGttgggaaaaaaaatcaaaagtcaaaataggacatttaaatTAGGACGGATAGAGTagtattcatttatttatattataatacaattattattatatttatattatacagTAATTAATAatcgataataataataataataataataataataataataataataataattaggacGGATAGGGTAGTGAAGGTGCGGTATGTTGTCTCACACCCAAGTTGGATGAAAAACCCCTcatatcttgttttattatttcataaaattcatgagaccccatcatttattaattataaaaaaatattaaaatatattatgtgaGTATTTTTTAACCTTAGTTAGGTGTGTGACAAACTCaagctaataataataataataataaaagtgagTGAGATTTGATAAGCTATGTGGAGGgacgaaaagaaaagaaaacttgGGTCAACTTCTCCTCCTCTTGAATCCCCTTTTCTCTTGTTCATCATCACGAGAATCAatttgatcatcatcatcattcaattaatacacacacactctctctaTAGCCTATAATAACACATAatactatagatatagatagatacgaATATACCGTATacgtatcatcatcatctactcaTAATAATTATCTGATTCATTGATCTACAGATCTAAACCCCCACATATCTTCTTCTTCAGATCTCCATCCCCCTTTTCCGTTTATCTTCGCACTAGATTATATCAATTCCCAACTGTcagttctctctctctctatatatataatatatatataattcttgtATTTCTATTTCTTCTATTATTGTTATTCATAATTTCTAATAATTGATATTTAATTTACAATCACTTAAAAGTATTCATCTTTATCTATTGATTTTAGATTTTTACCTTTTCTAGGATTTAGCTGCGtgctgtttatatatatatatatatatatatatatatatatatatatatatagattgtttgttttatttaggtTAGGGTTTATATAGATTATTATgtgatgtatatatagttttatttatttattaatatatatactgtaaTTATAATGCAGGAATTTTGAAAGGAGAGATTTAGTGGGGAATTTTTAGTATTATAAGTACTAGAAGTGTTGTTAAGTTCCATTTTTTGGATGGGGAAAAACTGGGGTTAAGTTTGGTGAAATGAGGGATGTTATCAAGGTTGATAAATTTTCTAAAAGCCTGCTGGCGACCAGCGATTGGATTAGATGCAACCAGAAGGCAGGAGGGTCTTCTTTGGTTTAAAGATATCGGTCACCATGTGAATGGTGACTACTCTATGGCTGTAGTTCAAGCCAATATGTTGCTTGAAGATCAAAGTCAAATCGAGTCTGGTTCTTTGAGTTCTCATGATTCCGGACCCTATGGAACGTTTGTTGGTGTTTATGATGGTCATGGCGGGCCCGAGACCTCGCGTTATGTTAATGATCATCTTTTTCGTAATCTCAAAAGTAAGTGAAAACAGATTGTAAGTCGGCTGAGAATTATATTTGTGaaattgtttgtgttttgtactGATTTTGAGAATTTTGTAGGGTTTACGTCGGAACAACAGTTGATGTCAGGGGAGGTGTTAAGAAAAGCTTTTCAAGCAACAGAAGAGGGGTTTTTATCGATTGTTGCTAAACAGTGGTCTGTGAAACCACAATTGGCAGCTGTTGGAACTTGTTGCTTGGTTGGTGTTGTTTGCAGCGGGAATGTTTACATAGCTAATGTTGGTGATTCACGAGCCGTCTTGGGAAGAGGTGTGAAGGCAACCGGGGAGGTTATTGCGATCCAGTTATCGGTGGAACATAATGCCAGTATAGAGTCAATTAGGCAGGAGCTTCACACTATGCATCCTGATGATCCTCAGATTGTAGTTTTAAAGCATAATGTATGGCGTGTGAAGGGACTCATACAGGTACAATTTACATTTTAGTTTGTCAGTAGTTAAATACCTAGTTATGTGGGATGGGAGATTAAACAAATGTTGCTTGTTATCTTGTCAGTCTAATTCTTTTGTGTGAAACTACCATCTAATTATATCGAATTTGGTTTGTCTAACTCTAGATTCGATGTAATATGACTTTGTCATTCTTTTTGGAGTTTCAATTCTTTTATggatttatcataatcatgtaCTCTAACATCGCCGGTTTTGCAGATATCCAGATCTATAGGTGATGTATACCTGAAGAAGGCGGAGTTTAACAGGGAGCCATTGTATGCCAAGTTTCGGCTTCGTGATCCTATTCGACGGCCAATATTGAGTTCAGATCCATCCATATCTGTGCATGAAATCCAACCACATGACCAGTTTCTCATATTTGCATCTGATGGTCTGTGGGAGCACCTTAGCAATCAGGAAGCAGTTGATATAGTCCAAAATAACCCTCGCAATGTAAGTttcctctttttctttaaaGGTGCCAATTTGACCCTTTTTTTATCAACAGTATGCTGTTAGTGTTTTATCTTTTATTGGATCGAGTAAAAAGTTAAGCCAAAAGAGGCGAAGTCTACTTTTAGTGCATACACAATTTTGTAATAACCTAGCACCTATTATGCAATAATTTATCAATAGATTGCTTTTTAGGGCAGTGAATGTTAAATCGACATGAAAATATGACACAAACAATACACGAGTTAAGCAATACCAATGTAATTAGACTTGTTGCTTGGTTGTGTTCGGTTTAGACATAATTTACATGAGCTGTGGTGGATTAAACATAAATTAAGGATTTAGGCTTATTCTTTTGTTGCCTTGTTTACGTGAGTTGTGGATTCGAGCTGAACCGACCAAAGTTTCTTGCCTTGATTTGGTAATAATAATTAACGCATCAATCATTAATTTATGGGCAAGGTGGTGTTGGGAAACCTGCCGAGCTGTACTAAAATTGACTTGTTCCAACCAAGCCATATTGACCTATTAACAGACCAGCATGGCCTGCCCATATTGCCACCTCTACATTTCAACTCCATTACATATTTACTACATGTTGACCACAGAAAACTGATTTTGTCTTTTGCAGGGAAGTGCTAAAAGGCTGGTGAAAGCCGCCTTACAAGAGGCGGCAAAGAAGCGGGAGATGAGGTACTCGGATTTAAAGAAAATTGAGAGAGGTGTAAGACGGCATTTCCACGATGACATCACTGTTGTAGTTCTGTTTTTGGATTCAAATCTTGTCAGCAAAGCAAGCTTGAAGGGTCCCACAGCGTCTGTGAGAGGTGGTGGTGTCAATCTCTCGGCCAAAACTCTTGCACCGCTAGCAACCACTGCTTcctgatatattttttttccggTGATATCAATTGCCTATCATCTGCTGGTTAGAGTGAATGGTTAACTCCTCCACGCCCAGTGGGTTTAAAAGGTAGCCAAAAAGATAGGGTACATGGGATTTTGGACACACAGCTTATTTTGAAACTAATCcttttattcagattcagattcagattcgtttgtaTTTCGTTATTTCCGTGTAAGTAAGAATAACAAATAGGATAATTGATGTTCTTTACGACTTTAAAACCGAATCAAATATCTCCATTGTGAACAAAGATCTGGTTGACTTTGGTTTTCGCACTCGCATCAGTTATCGAACAAGATcagtttgaaattttttatatgGAGCATGATTAAAAGAGTTTGATCCAAGAATCATGTTGGCTTGAACCATTGAGTAATCGCCATGTTGTCTAATTTGTTAATTGTTTTAACGTGCCAGTTAAAATTTTTCTCTTACCGACTTCTGTATATCAATCTTGATCATATCGATCATGGCATCTCTAAACACCAATTTTCTCACCATCCAAAATGGATTTCAACGCACAACACACTAAAAGCCCACAATGTTACTGTTCTCAATGATAAATTTCCTGTTATAAGAGCTAAACGTTACTATTTTATGGCAACACGTCAACACATCATGAGGGAAAAACCACTATTTTTGCCCATGGTACCCTAAAATGAATATTTTCTTTGAATATTGTATTGCACTTATAAGTCATCTCCGACCATAAATCTATCTTTATAAAGGCAAAAgagtatttttataaaatatttttctttaaaattctataatatatatcttttatatatactaaaaaccaaccgACTTAATCACTTATTGACCATTCACAGTTTATTATGTAA
The Erigeron canadensis isolate Cc75 chromosome 2, C_canadensis_v1, whole genome shotgun sequence DNA segment above includes these coding regions:
- the LOC122588560 gene encoding probable protein phosphatase 2C 60, which produces MLSRLINFLKACWRPAIGLDATRRQEGLLWFKDIGHHVNGDYSMAVVQANMLLEDQSQIESGSLSSHDSGPYGTFVGVYDGHGGPETSRYVNDHLFRNLKRFTSEQQLMSGEVLRKAFQATEEGFLSIVAKQWSVKPQLAAVGTCCLVGVVCSGNVYIANVGDSRAVLGRGVKATGEVIAIQLSVEHNASIESIRQELHTMHPDDPQIVVLKHNVWRVKGLIQISRSIGDVYLKKAEFNREPLYAKFRLRDPIRRPILSSDPSISVHEIQPHDQFLIFASDGLWEHLSNQEAVDIVQNNPRNGSAKRLVKAALQEAAKKREMRYSDLKKIERGVRRHFHDDITVVVLFLDSNLVSKASLKGPTASVRGGGVNLSAKTLAPLATTAS